TATCTATCTTCCTCGCCTCAGTTCCCATCGAGGAGATGAAGCCCCGCCTGTGCTCCTCGACTTCCTGCGGCAGCGACAGCGAAGGAGCGGGAAACCTGAGTCGGAGCTCCCAGATTTATTTCTCCACCAAGGCCAGGCTGTCTTTTCGACACCAGCTGGACAGCAACATCAACGCAGTGGACGCCACCTACTGAGGAGGACAGAGCGCCGCAGAGGAGATAAAAGGGACTCCAGTTGTTCCGTCTCCCATTCATGCCAGACGACCGATAGCTGAACAAGCGCATCTACCGTCACCTTTAGAAAGCTGTGCACAGCCACAGTTTGCATGTAACCCCTCTTTGCTCGCTGCCAACAAAGAACTCTCGATGACTTGAACAAGGGACCGGAGAACAGATGGGAACAGACTTGGGTTTCATATCTTTGCATTAAGATCTGTCACTAAGCAGAGTGTTGAGCTCTGACAGACATGATACTGATGAGAGAGAAGACATCAGAGAGACTCGTTTACAGCATTCACAACCAGAAAGTGTACCACTTCTTTTTTACTCTTTGACCCTTTTTTGATTCACTTTGTTGTAAAAACTGCAGATTTCAGATTTTTCATTTAACTTTTGAAAGCAattgcatttattttttcactaaTGTTTGGCTTAAGCTCactaattttttttctttcactgTTTTATTATCAAAAGAAAAACCTCCTGGTTGCATTTGACAATTTTCTTCCTACAGTTTTCCTGTATTTGTCGAACATTAACCGTAAGCGCTAATCATAAAATGAAATTTAACATATATCCCTTGATTAATAAGCCATTTTCCGTTTTTTAAATCTCCAGTACGTCAAAAGATAAGTATCTATAttctttaataaaaaacaataactaaaaatGTACACTACAAATGTCctcttgtttttttatgatGAATGTCAATGTCATATTTTGCAGCAGACAGTACACATATGATGgaacagggtatatgcaggaatcctgaagtcaagtTTAATacctttaagaccttttttaagaccccttccatacattttaagacctcatcgcaacttggagttctaaccggttacattggcgacacactttacctcacatttactatattgattgtaagatagcacaactaaacagagtgcagacagactactgaagcctcctctccacatgaacttc
This genomic stretch from Pseudochaenichthys georgianus chromosome 18, fPseGeo1.2, whole genome shotgun sequence harbors:
- the LOC139435728 gene encoding uncharacterized protein C17orf114; the protein is MGVKMLQCFPFYRRCKERCKGKDCPPAEVPIEEMKPRLCSSTSCGSDSEGAGNLSRSSQIYFSTKARLSFRHQLDSNINAVDATY